The following DNA comes from Chryseobacterium gallinarum.
ATAAAATCCTCTAATCCCGCTATCGGATCCGTGTTTATTATGGATTTCGGCAAAGGGCAAGGGCATACCGGTCTCGTTGAAAATTTCGACAGTCAATTTATTTATACCATAGAAGGAAATACCAATGACGCCGGTAGCCGTGAGGGGATTAAAGTATGCAGGAAAAAACGCCTGAGAACTACTATTAAAGGTTATTTAAACTATTAAAATGAAATCTTTTTTTAACTCTATATCTATTTTATTTTGTCTGGCACTGTTGGTTTCCTGTGGAAGCAGGAAGCCACTGCCGCCGGAAACAATCACCGACACCCGATTTGTAAAACAGGTCATCCGGGATACGGTGTTGGAGGTTCAGGCAGATTCTACTTATTACAACGCCTGGATTGAATGCATTAACGGTAAACCGGTTCTAAGGGAACCCAAGCCGGAGAACAGAGAAAAAAGAGCCAAGAACCCAGACCGCAGCAAGTCGTTACAGAAGCCTAAAGTTATACTGGACGAAAACGGAAAGCTAACGGTTGAATGCCGCAAGGAAGTAGAACAGGTCAAAGCACAGCTTACGGCTTATTACGAATCGCGGCTCAAAGAACGCATTCAACCGGTTGAGATCGAAAAGCCCTTTGCATGGTATCATAAAATATTGATGTGGGCGGGTGGGATTTTTCTTTTCCTGATCGGGTTTGTCATCACTATTAAAATTAAAAATTCACTTCATGTCTAATAAAAAGAAATTTCAGGAAAAAGCCAACGCGCTTTTTGAAAAATACCCGGAGGCTAATAAAATCTTTATTTCAGAAAACGGGCAGTGTTTTTTTGAAGAAAAGGCGGCTAAAGATTACCACGAATTAAGAGGGTTTGAAAATCAGCCGGAAGTCTTTTTTCGTGAAGGGTATGAGGACGAGGACGATTCGGATTTACAGGAAGCTCTGCACAATTCTGAACTGGTAAGAAAGTCTTTAGAAGGAATTATCGAAGATGTGGCAGCGGTTTGTGATCTTGACCAGGACTATGAACCGGCAAACGCTGACACGGACGAAACCGTTACCGCTGTTATCTCGCTTCGTGAAAAATATGTTGAAAAAGACCGCTTGCTTACCGAAATGGGTGCCGAAGTAGAAAGGCTTTCCAATGTTGAAAAGGATAACGAAAATTTAAAGGGGCAACTGGAAGCAGCCAATAAACAGATTGAAGCTTTAAATAAAACCCCAACTATTAAAACCAAAAAAGATGCGTCCCAGACTGATAGTACAAAAGCTTAATGGCGGGCTTGGGAGAAGGAACCCCTCCGCCGATATGGTGACCGGCAGCGTGATGAACGCTGTTGCCACTTCTGAAATGGTATTGGGAAATATTTACACATTAAAAAATATTCAGGAGGTCGAATCATTGGGGCTTAGTGAGGAATATGACCAGACCAACAAGGTACTCGTATATGAAAGGTTACGGAGGTTCTTTGTTCATAACCCATCAATAACAGTATATTTTATGCCAGTGGCTCAGGGCGTAACCCTAACGCAGATGGTGGATAAGGACAATAACTATTTAGCCAAATTATTACGGGATAAAGCCGGTGAAATTGTTCAAGCCTCAGTTTCATTAAATCCGGATGAGGATTATACACCAACCATAGAAACAGGACTCGATAAGGATAGTATTGATGCTATTTACAAGGCACAGGCTTTGGCAGATTCCGAATGGGCAAAAGACCGCTACTGTGAAATTTACATTGAGGGCAGAAGCTTTTCTGGAACATCGGCGGCGGCTCTTAATTTAAGAACACTCTTAAGCGAATGCCCGGACATTTCTGTGGTGATCGGTTCAGATTATCAGGTTTCTAACAGGGATAACCTATACAAAGGCTATGCAGCTGTTGAAGATTATACCGCAATGGTTTCTAAGGCAGATGTTTCACAGAACGCAGGGGAACAAATAGGTGATTT
Coding sequences within:
- a CDS encoding DUF2586 family protein — protein: MRPRLIVQKLNGGLGRRNPSADMVTGSVMNAVATSEMVLGNIYTLKNIQEVESLGLSEEYDQTNKVLVYERLRRFFVHNPSITVYFMPVAQGVTLTQMVDKDNNYLAKLLRDKAGEIVQASVSLNPDEDYTPTIETGLDKDSIDAIYKAQALADSEWAKDRYCEIYIEGRSFSGTSAAALNLRTLLSECPDISVVIGSDYQVSNRDNLYKGYAAVEDYTAMVSKADVSQNAGEQIGDFNLTNVDANTFIIPGLSSGNKLSDYSDTDLDNLDDKGYIYFAPIVNLGGISSTAGIYINDTHTCAKITSDFAYGENNRTIKKAIKLAKAALTPKVKGRIYVDESTGFMAPETVKDLETITKVSLDPMVANGDISGGVDAYINPEQNVLATSEFIVLLTFIPVAIGRRITLKVGFRNPLNTQ